TTTGTCTAAAGCAGATAATTATTTTTGAATCATATCCCTGTTTTATTGTTTCAAAACAAGAAACTGCAGAAATTTCATCATATATGCAACATATGGTATTTTTATTATTTGATGGTATACCACCTTGTCCACTATCTGAAAAAATACAAACATATGCATAATTTTTTGTTAGATATGTGTAAAGTAACTTATCAAAATTTTCATCTGTTCCAGGACGAGCGCCCATGTTTGATTTTTTTTCTATAATGCTTGACGTTGTTGCAATTTCAATATCTTTTGGAAAAAATCCCTTTGTTGTTCCTTCAACTCTGACAAGAAATTTTTCACCTTTTAAGAGTAAATTTCCACCTACTGCAGTAATTTCTGAGACTATATTTTGAAAATCATTTTTTATTTGTCTTGCAATTGCTATTTTTTGAATACCGAAAAGTAAGTTGATAGCAGATGATGCAAATACAGGATCATTTGCATCTACTAAAATAATGTCTCCATCACGTTTTACTGATTTAAATTCCTGATTTTGAATTTTTAGAATTTTTTTAATATTTACAATTAACTGTGGAATTTTATTTTTTGAAAATACAGATGGAAAAACTACTACATAAGAAACATCTTCCATATTTTCATTTTAGTTATATACCTGTTTATAATTTAGGATAATATATCTGGGTAATCAATATAAAACAAAACAATTCATGTGTATTTGTGAAAAAATTTACTCAAGAACAAGTAGATGAACTCAACTCTAAAATAAAAACAACAGAAGAAGCGCTTCAATGGGTTTCTGATAATTTACATCCGCGAGTTGCTAAGGCATCTAGTTTTGGTGCTGAAGACGCAGTAATTATGGATATCATGCACAAGATTAATCCAAAATTTAGATTCTTTACATTAGATACTGGGAGATTACCTCAAGAAACATATGATATTATGGATATTGTTAGAAAAAAATACAACATTACAATTGAGGTATTGTTTCCTGATACTAAAGAAGTTGAAGACATGGTTAAAGAAAAAGGCATAAATCTTTTCTATGAAAGTGTGGAAAATAGAAAATTATGTTGTGAAATCCGTAAGGTGCATCCAATTAACAGAATACTCTCTACATTAGATGGTTGGATTACTGGATTAAGACGTGATCAAACCGAAGTAAGAAAGGATGTTAATATTTTTCAAATTGATCATGGACATGGTGGAATATTAAAAATTAATCCAATTATAGACTGGACTTGGGAACAAATTCAGGATTATATTAAAAAAAATAACTTACCATACAATAAACTTCTTGACAAGGGATACCCAAGTATTGGATGTGAGCCATGTACTAGAGCAATCAAACCTGGAGAAGACTTGAGAGCAGGACGCTGGTGGTGGGAACAAGGCGAGCACAAAGAGTGTGGCCTTCATATAGACCATAAATAGGCAATTTAGTAATGTCTGATTCAATTAAACCACATGGTGGAAAATTAGTAAATAGAATTACCAAATCTGACGCATCTGGATTATACTCTATACAAATTTCTGAAGACCTTGCAAATGATGTTGAAAACATTGCAGATGGAATTTTTAGCCCTTTAGAGGGATTTTTAGAGAAAAAAGACTTTGAACATGTAATATCAAAAGGTAGACTTGCAAACGGTTTGGCTTGGACAATTCCAATAATTTTAGATGTTGATGAATCAACAGCTGTAAAAATGAAGAAAGCTGGTAAAGTTTTACTACAAAACCATCAAGGATTAGGAATTGCTATCTTACATGTTAAAGATACATTTACTTTTGATAAAGAAAAAACTGCAAAGGGAGTATATGGAACAACTGACTCTTCTCATCCAGGTGTTGCAAAAACAATGTCTATGCAAGATTATCTAGTTGGTGGAAAAATAGATTACATTGCAAGACCTGAAGAAACCGAAATTAGAAAATATCGATTAACTCCTCTTCAAACCAGAGAAGCATTTGCAAAAGCAGGATGGAAGACAATTGTGGCTTTTCAAACCAGAAATCCACCTCATGTAGCTCATGAAATGCTTCAAAAAACATCCATTACAACAAGAGACGGTGTATTTGTAAATCCCGTAATTGGCAAGAAAAAATCTGGTGATTTTGTAGATGAAGTGATTGTAAAATGTTATGAGACAATGATTGAACATTATTACCCAGAAAACAGATGCAAACTTGGAACATTACATACTGAAATGAAGTATGCTGGACCAAAAGAAGCAATACACCATGCTATTATGAGACAAAACTATGGATGCACACACATCATTATTGGCAGAGATCATGCAGGAGTAGGAACATTTTATGATCCTTTTGCAGCCCAAAAAATATTTGAAGATTATCCCGAATTAGAAATAACTCCAGTATTTTTTCCAGCCTTTTTCTATTGCAGAAAATGTTTGACGTACACTAATCCAAAGGCTTGTCCACATGGCGATGATGCAAAAGAGCAAATCAGTGGAACTAAACTGCGACAAATGATTGATGAAGGAAAATCTCCATCTGAGTTTATCTTAAGACCTGAGGTCTCAAAGGTAATTCTAGATTATCCACATCCATTTGTTGATTAGGTATTTATTCACTAAAACTAGATTTAGCTTGTGAAGTATCTTTTTGTGTTAATTTTATTTTCTGGATTAATCATAACGCCAGTTTTTGCCCAAGAATCAAAGAATCCATCATTAATTATAGATACAATTGAGGTTCCATCATACGAATTTAATAAAATTCTTAGAGATGCAGATATTATTCAAATGGAAAATATACACGGAGTAAGCTGGCAAGTTACAATTGACAACAATCTTTTGTATGCAAATCCAAACGGAAATGCAGTTTTGAGAATTTATGATAAAGACAATCCTGAAAAATTAATTGAAATAGGAATGGGCGCAAAACCTAATGAAAAATTTTGGATTGCAGTGAATACTCCTAAAGAGGGATATGTTGTTGTACATAGTAACTTGGAGAGGGGATGGTCATCATCATCAAAATCAATAATATCATACACAGAAAGAGCGGGATTAACAGTTAACAATGGCGCAAGAATAGTAGTATCTAATCTTGATATTGGAGTCTTTAAAATCGGTTCATATTCTGTTTATGGAATGGAGAGTTCTACAGATCCACCGGCAATAAATTCTGGAAGTATGATTCTTGAATTCATTTCAGGTGATCCTGCAAAAAATCCGATTGCATTTTTTCCATTTTACATAGCTGCAGCTGTTGGTATTCTAGTCGGAGTTCTCTATCTGACAAAGAAGCGATCTTAAAACTGATAAGAATCACTTAATTTATGGCTAAAATGTCGTTATATTTTCTGACATACAAAATTTTCTATTTTCCAATAATGGGAAATTCATGTTAGGGTTATATGTAAAAAATTCATAATTTGTTTGTGATTAATAGAAATATTGGATTTGTTTTAACTACACTTTTGCTTGTTAGTTCTATGTTTTTCCCTTCTCTTCAAAATGTATATGCTGATGATACGATTACAATTTCTACAGATACTGTTTATGCTACTAATCAAGTTTTAACTGACACTAAAATAATTATTCAAAATAATGCAAAACTGGAAATTGCATTTGGAACTACAATTACATTACAAAGATCTAGTATAGAGATTAAACCTGGTAGTGAACTCATAATTGATGGAACACTTTTGTTTACTGCCCCATTTCATAGTAAACAATATTTGTTAAATACAGGTACACTAAATTTGCGATGTGGACTTTATCCAGCTCCCACAAGCGCATTTAGTTATACAAATTTTGGAATAGGAACTGTAACTGATTCAGCATGTCCTGGTAATGTAGATAAAATAATTATTGATGGTAATGATGTTAGCATACAAATTGGAGAAACTGCAACAATACCTGTTGGTAGAGATGCAATTATACTGCATAGGCTTTATGTAGCTGGATTAATTGATAATTTTGGTTCCGTCTCAAATCAAGGATTAGTAACTTTGGATAATGGTAAAGTTGTAAATTCTGGAACATGGACTAATGTATGCGATAATTTTGATTCTAGAGGTATTGTGTCGTTAAATGGTGGAGTTTTTCAAGGAAATTCCGCAAAAAAAACTACTTGTGCATTACCAATAGCTTTACCTGATAATTATTCTGTAGATGAAGATGGAATTCTTATAGTCTCTACACTAAATGGAGTCCTAAAAAATGATAGTGATGCAGATAGTCCAACTCTTTTAGTTACCTTGGATACTGTTTTACCAAAATTCGGCATTGTTAATCTTAATTCAGATGGAAGTTTTGAATATGTTCCCCAAACTGACTTTTTTGGAACTGATAAATTTTCATATAAAGTAGATGATGGAACTGATGGATTTGCTACAGCA
Above is a genomic segment from Nitrosarchaeum sp. containing:
- a CDS encoding thiamine biosynthesis protein — protein: MEDVSYVVVFPSVFSKNKIPQLIVNIKKILKIQNQEFKSVKRDGDIILVDANDPVFASSAINLLFGIQKIAIARQIKNDFQNIVSEITAVGGNLLLKGEKFLVRVEGTTKGFFPKDIEIATTSSIIEKKSNMGARPGTDENFDKLLYTYLTKNYAYVCIFSDSGQGGIPSNNKNTICCIYDEISAVSCFETIKQGYDSKIIICFRQKSELMNLVKIINQIIPRLVKQEIELEFFHLKINQVGIKNYLIFVNSVLEIMLHEGKSNKLNHVSLALSPLIFSTKFIDYSMKRVFQNDMIPIIPLSGVDSKLFEEAKEIGLEKQIPKLEKLFMINSDEIPKFSSKDIDFAIKTKKSITVKIGPNNIHDILDSLE
- a CDS encoding phosphoadenylyl-sulfate reductase yields the protein MKKFTQEQVDELNSKIKTTEEALQWVSDNLHPRVAKASSFGAEDAVIMDIMHKINPKFRFFTLDTGRLPQETYDIMDIVRKKYNITIEVLFPDTKEVEDMVKEKGINLFYESVENRKLCCEIRKVHPINRILSTLDGWITGLRRDQTEVRKDVNIFQIDHGHGGILKINPIIDWTWEQIQDYIKKNNLPYNKLLDKGYPSIGCEPCTRAIKPGEDLRAGRWWWEQGEHKECGLHIDHK
- the sat gene encoding sulfate adenylyltransferase; the encoded protein is MSDSIKPHGGKLVNRITKSDASGLYSIQISEDLANDVENIADGIFSPLEGFLEKKDFEHVISKGRLANGLAWTIPIILDVDESTAVKMKKAGKVLLQNHQGLGIAILHVKDTFTFDKEKTAKGVYGTTDSSHPGVAKTMSMQDYLVGGKIDYIARPEETEIRKYRLTPLQTREAFAKAGWKTIVAFQTRNPPHVAHEMLQKTSITTRDGVFVNPVIGKKKSGDFVDEVIVKCYETMIEHYYPENRCKLGTLHTEMKYAGPKEAIHHAIMRQNYGCTHIIIGRDHAGVGTFYDPFAAQKIFEDYPELEITPVFFPAFFYCRKCLTYTNPKACPHGDDAKEQISGTKLRQMIDEGKSPSEFILRPEVSKVILDYPHPFVD